In a single window of the Hydrogenispora ethanolica genome:
- a CDS encoding methyl-accepting chemotaxis protein has product MNNPFAKLFQIGQGFLGKRKILPLILMIIGVMTAFLLVQGYLGITIIDTLYNQSSRVFDNSTRDLYNISAVKVDLQQIRSNYLGGLSNSALFSVSPTVADQMAAKIGYLQAEQEATVQSFLKRLEETKIILAEPVTLENYQRLDLNLNYLDGELNTLSNTIRNSAIGTIANTASYSTSAKFITVAILGVSLLVSLLLGLMVAASISRPLQAMHAATQALAVGDLTRDVPVRGCAEISGMAQGLNQAIAGLRELVRGINDQAQALFLASQELKSAASETGRSAGQVATAMEELAVGATEQANHTNQAVVTIEHLSELVRKVTDDTAHIAAASQTVAQSAKTGQHFTKEITEQIEEIYHSAKGVTGVIDELHHKSEEIGEITAVIAGIAEQTTLLALNAAIEAARAGEYGKGFEVVAQETGKLSEQSKRAAGQIAKLAVEMRERTQSAVAAIHEELGKVEKGRELTGQATTQFKGIFKALTQNLEQIDGVAESARTMTASNDRVIQAINTIAAISEESMANTEEVSATSEEQSASVQQVSALAENLAAIADNLKQSVTVFEIKAQS; this is encoded by the coding sequence ATGAACAATCCATTTGCCAAGCTGTTTCAGATCGGCCAGGGGTTTCTCGGCAAGCGGAAGATCTTACCGCTGATCCTCATGATTATCGGAGTCATGACCGCGTTCCTGCTGGTCCAAGGCTACTTGGGCATCACCATCATCGACACCCTGTACAACCAATCCAGCCGGGTCTTTGATAATAGTACCCGGGATCTGTATAATATATCTGCCGTCAAAGTGGATCTGCAGCAGATCCGGAGCAATTATCTGGGGGGCTTGTCGAATTCGGCCCTGTTTTCGGTGTCTCCCACCGTGGCCGATCAGATGGCCGCCAAGATCGGCTATCTCCAGGCCGAACAGGAGGCAACGGTCCAATCATTCCTCAAACGGCTGGAGGAGACCAAGATCATCCTCGCCGAACCCGTTACCCTTGAAAACTATCAGCGGCTGGACCTGAACTTAAACTACCTGGACGGAGAGTTGAATACCTTATCCAACACCATCCGCAATTCGGCCATCGGCACCATCGCCAACACCGCTTCCTACTCCACCAGCGCCAAGTTCATCACCGTAGCCATCCTCGGCGTCAGCCTCCTGGTCTCGCTGTTGCTCGGCCTGATGGTGGCGGCCTCGATCTCCCGGCCGTTGCAGGCGATGCACGCGGCCACTCAAGCGCTGGCGGTGGGCGATCTGACCCGGGATGTTCCGGTGAGGGGCTGCGCTGAAATCAGCGGCATGGCTCAGGGGTTGAATCAAGCCATCGCCGGCTTGCGGGAGTTGGTCCGGGGCATTAATGACCAGGCCCAAGCCCTCTTCCTCGCCAGCCAGGAGCTGAAAAGCGCCGCTTCCGAGACCGGCCGCTCCGCCGGACAAGTAGCTACGGCCATGGAAGAATTGGCGGTGGGTGCCACTGAGCAGGCCAATCATACCAACCAAGCGGTCGTCACCATCGAGCACCTGTCGGAACTGGTGCGGAAGGTTACCGATGATACCGCCCATATCGCCGCGGCTTCGCAGACCGTGGCCCAATCGGCCAAGACCGGCCAGCATTTCACCAAGGAGATCACCGAACAGATCGAGGAGATTTATCACTCCGCCAAGGGAGTGACCGGGGTCATCGATGAACTGCACCATAAGTCGGAGGAGATTGGCGAGATTACCGCGGTGATCGCGGGAATCGCCGAACAAACCACGCTGCTGGCTTTGAACGCTGCCATTGAGGCGGCCCGCGCCGGCGAGTACGGCAAGGGTTTTGAAGTGGTCGCCCAGGAGACCGGCAAACTCTCGGAACAATCGAAACGCGCCGCCGGCCAGATCGCCAAACTCGCGGTGGAGATGCGCGAACGGACTCAGAGCGCTGTGGCTGCCATCCATGAAGAGCTGGGCAAAGTCGAGAAGGGCCGCGAGCTGACCGGCCAGGCCACCACCCAATTCAAAGGGATCTTCAAGGCCCTGACCCAGAATTTGGAGCAGATCGACGGGGTGGCGGAATCGGCCCGGACGATGACGGCCAGCAACGACCGGGTGATCCAGGCCATTAACACGATCGCGGCGATCAGCGAGGAGAGCATGGCCAATACCGAGGAGGTCTCGGCCACCTCCGAAGAACAGAGCGCCTCGGTGCAACAGGTCAGCGCCCTGGCGGAGAATCTGGCGGCCATCGCCGACAACCTGAAACAGTCGGTGACGGTCTTCGAGATCAAAGCCCAATCATAG
- a CDS encoding AraC family transcriptional regulator translates to MGLLEGMNDALRYIEENLAGEIDFNEVARRAYCSEYHFTRMFSFLAGITLSEYIRRRRLTLAAFELQCSDVKVIDVAVQYGYSSPDSFTRAFQSMHGITPSEARKNGQTLKAYPRMTFQLSIQGGDEMNYRIVEKEAFRIVGIMRRVPIIFRGVNPVIAAMWKNLTGDTINQLKKLSNVEPVGLLQASTHFSEGRMEEKGELDHYIGVATTNGGPDNLTQLEVPASTWAVFEAAGPFPDTLQNVWGRIYSEWFPAANYELAPGPEILWNEHQEVTAPDFRSQIWIPVVKK, encoded by the coding sequence ATGGGATTGTTGGAAGGAATGAATGACGCCCTGCGTTATATCGAAGAAAACCTGGCCGGGGAGATCGACTTCAACGAGGTGGCCCGGCGCGCTTATTGTTCGGAATATCATTTTACACGAATGTTTTCATTCCTGGCAGGCATTACACTATCGGAGTATATCCGGCGCCGCCGCCTTACCCTCGCTGCATTCGAGCTTCAATGCAGTGATGTAAAGGTCATCGATGTGGCGGTCCAATATGGGTATAGCTCGCCCGACTCGTTTACCAGAGCTTTTCAAAGCATGCACGGCATCACGCCGTCCGAGGCCAGGAAAAACGGCCAGACCCTGAAGGCCTATCCCCGAATGACCTTTCAATTATCCATTCAAGGAGGCGATGAGATGAATTACCGAATCGTAGAAAAAGAGGCATTCCGCATCGTGGGCATCATGAGGCGGGTCCCCATCATCTTTCGCGGCGTGAATCCGGTGATTGCCGCCATGTGGAAGAACCTGACCGGCGACACCATCAATCAACTGAAGAAACTCTCCAATGTCGAACCTGTGGGACTGCTGCAAGCCTCAACCCATTTTTCCGAAGGCCGGATGGAGGAAAAAGGAGAACTGGATCATTATATCGGCGTGGCGACGACCAACGGGGGTCCGGACAACTTGACCCAGCTGGAAGTCCCCGCCTCGACCTGGGCGGTATTCGAGGCCGCCGGGCCATTCCCCGATACGCTCCAAAATGTCTGGGGACGCATCTACTCCGAATGGTTCCCTGCCGCCAATTATGAACTCGCCCCGGGCCCGGAGATCCTGTGGAATGAGCATCAAGAGGTTACCGCCCCGGATTTCCGGAGTCAGATCTGGATCCCGGTTGTAAAAAAATAA
- a CDS encoding MATE family efflux transporter produces MATVRMTEGNILQHLLVYAIPLILGNLFQLTYNAVDSIIVGRFIGKNALAAVGTATPVMNIVILGISGVCIGAGVLMSEFFGAKNEAMLKKEIATTTVFGFFFSVVVAALGIVAAKPLLQALSVPDEILDQATVYLRITFLGTPFTYFYNAVAAALKSVGDSKTPLKFLAFSAVLNAVLDLIFIGGLGFGIVCSATTTVIAEATSALLCIVYVYRNIPLLQLKKDELRIDRPLLRKTLQYGSITALQQSCQPVGKLLIQGAINPMGVDMIAAFNAVNRVDDYAFTPQQSIAQGITTFVAQNNGAKQQERIVQGFRRGLLVEFGYWVLICSVVATLKTPLMGLFVTAGNQRIIELGTDYLSLMAVFYLFPSFTNGIQGFFRGMGNMSVTLLGTAIQTGLRVIFVYLLTPQWGIAGAAYACAIGWSVMLLVEVPYYFWYMKRQKYIRGKAAVQRL; encoded by the coding sequence ATGGCCACAGTTCGCATGACCGAAGGGAATATTCTTCAACATTTGCTGGTTTATGCAATTCCTTTGATTCTAGGCAATTTGTTTCAGCTCACCTACAACGCGGTCGATTCGATCATCGTCGGCCGGTTCATCGGCAAGAACGCCTTGGCGGCGGTCGGCACGGCCACCCCGGTGATGAATATCGTGATTCTCGGCATTTCCGGCGTTTGCATCGGCGCCGGGGTGCTCATGAGCGAATTCTTTGGCGCCAAAAATGAGGCCATGTTGAAGAAAGAGATCGCGACGACTACCGTCTTTGGCTTTTTCTTTTCCGTGGTGGTGGCCGCCCTGGGGATTGTGGCGGCCAAACCGCTGTTGCAGGCTTTGAGCGTGCCGGACGAGATCTTGGATCAGGCGACCGTGTATTTGCGGATTACCTTCTTGGGCACGCCGTTTACCTACTTCTATAACGCCGTCGCGGCGGCGCTGAAAAGTGTCGGCGATTCGAAAACGCCTTTGAAATTTCTGGCGTTTTCCGCTGTGCTCAATGCGGTTTTGGATCTGATTTTTATCGGCGGTTTGGGTTTCGGCATTGTCTGTTCGGCGACCACGACGGTGATCGCCGAAGCCACCTCGGCGCTCCTGTGCATTGTTTACGTTTACCGAAACATACCCTTATTGCAGCTGAAAAAGGATGAGTTGCGGATTGATCGTCCATTGTTACGGAAAACTCTGCAATACGGCAGTATCACCGCGCTGCAACAATCCTGTCAGCCCGTTGGCAAGCTGTTGATTCAGGGAGCCATCAATCCCATGGGTGTCGATATGATCGCCGCCTTTAACGCAGTCAACCGCGTGGATGATTACGCCTTCACCCCGCAACAGAGCATTGCCCAGGGCATTACCACTTTTGTAGCGCAAAATAACGGGGCGAAGCAACAAGAGCGGATCGTCCAAGGCTTCCGGCGGGGCCTGCTGGTGGAATTCGGATACTGGGTCCTGATCTGTTCCGTGGTTGCTACTTTGAAAACGCCGCTGATGGGGTTGTTTGTCACTGCGGGAAATCAGCGGATCATCGAATTGGGCACCGACTATCTCAGCCTGATGGCGGTTTTTTATCTATTTCCGTCCTTCACCAATGGCATTCAGGGCTTTTTCCGCGGCATGGGCAATATGAGCGTTACCTTGCTGGGAACCGCAATCCAGACCGGACTGCGAGTGATCTTCGTTTATTTATTGACTCCGCAATGGGGGATCGCCGGAGCGGCCTATGCCTGCGCCATCGGCTGGAGCGTGATGCTGCTGGTGGAGGTGCCGTATTATTTCTGGTATATGAAAC
- a CDS encoding amidohydrolase family protein, which produces MKIIDAHIHFCQEPYFDQIAESAGHQNTVIHLKKEYAAHDIVHGVVMGNRSLQLSEHNYPDDLSYCVGLDSTCFQAEEIVRQADLVEKHLQRENCVGIKLYPGYNNFFIYDAVVDPFYQLAMEYQKPVAVHTGMTATSNALLKYSHPLVLDEAAVRYPQVQFVMCHIGNPWLVDAVAVMEKNENVAADLSGILEGRIDSMPDFFAKKHGYIDFLKTWLEYLDNYDRLMYGTDWPLANIANYIEFVAHLIPAKHHDKVFFDNANRIYNLGL; this is translated from the coding sequence ATGAAGATTATCGATGCGCACATCCACTTCTGCCAGGAGCCTTACTTTGACCAGATCGCGGAATCGGCGGGCCATCAAAATACCGTTATCCATTTGAAAAAAGAATATGCCGCCCATGACATCGTTCATGGCGTGGTCATGGGCAACCGTAGTCTGCAGTTGAGCGAGCACAATTACCCTGACGATCTCAGCTATTGCGTCGGGCTGGACAGCACTTGTTTTCAAGCGGAAGAGATAGTGCGGCAGGCCGATTTGGTGGAAAAACATCTGCAACGAGAGAATTGTGTGGGCATTAAGCTATATCCCGGCTACAATAATTTTTTTATTTACGATGCGGTGGTCGACCCGTTTTATCAGCTGGCAATGGAGTATCAAAAACCGGTGGCCGTCCATACCGGGATGACAGCCACCAGCAATGCCCTGTTGAAATACAGCCATCCCCTGGTCTTGGACGAGGCCGCGGTGCGCTATCCGCAGGTTCAGTTCGTGATGTGCCATATCGGCAATCCCTGGCTGGTGGACGCCGTCGCGGTAATGGAGAAGAATGAAAACGTGGCCGCCGACCTTTCGGGAATCTTGGAAGGCCGGATCGACAGCATGCCGGATTTTTTCGCAAAAAAGCACGGCTATATTGACTTCTTAAAAACCTGGCTCGAATACCTGGATAACTATGACCGCCTGATGTACGGCACGGATTGGCCGCTGGCGAATATCGCCAATTATATTGAGTTTGTCGCGCATCTCATTCCGGCGAAGCATCATGACAAAGTGTTTTTTGACAACGCCAACCGGATTTATAATCTTGGTCTTTGA
- a CDS encoding DUF16 domain-containing protein, with amino-acid sequence MDDHKVAVLLEDLLSKFRLFGEGQDALRHEVQEIKQKVDGLIEDMDIVKPTLKSMDNRLTSLEAKVDSLEVKVDSLETKVDSLETKVDSLEAKVGSLETKVDSLETKVDSLEIKVGSLEVKVDSLEAKVGSLETKVDSLETKVDSLETKVNSLETKVDSLEVKTNGLIEDMDIIKPSLVKMSNRLDNIEGEIIKLNPESRAILKQVK; translated from the coding sequence GTGGATGACCATAAAGTAGCGGTACTACTCGAAGACTTATTATCAAAATTTCGGCTATTTGGCGAGGGTCAAGATGCGCTTCGCCATGAAGTGCAAGAGATTAAACAGAAGGTAGATGGCTTGATTGAGGATATGGACATTGTCAAGCCTACCCTCAAAAGCATGGATAACCGGCTTACCTCATTAGAGGCCAAGGTCGATTCATTGGAAGTCAAAGTCGATTCATTAGAAACCAAAGTCGACTCATTAGAAACCAAAGTCGATTCATTGGAAGCCAAAGTCGGTTCCTTAGAGACCAAGGTTGATTCGTTGGAAACCAAAGTCGACTCATTGGAAATAAAGGTCGGTTCGTTAGAAGTCAAAGTCGATTCATTGGAAGCCAAGGTCGGTTCCTTAGAGACCAAGGTTGATTCGTTGGAAACCAAAGTCGATTCGTTAGAAACAAAGGTCAATTCTTTGGAAACAAAGGTCGATTCATTGGAAGTGAAAACCAATGGACTGATTGAAGATATGGATATTATAAAACCGTCCCTTGTGAAGATGAGCAACCGGCTTGATAATATTGAAGGGGAAATCATTAAACTCAACCCGGAATCGAGAGCCATTTTAAAACAAGTGAAATAA
- a CDS encoding FprA family A-type flavoprotein has product MHCVQEVTPQIFWVGGNDRRLERFENMFPLPHGVAYNSYLIMDEKTALMDTVDSAISALFLENITHVLNGRQLDYLVINHMEPDHCANIEELVRRYPEVKIVGNKKTFQFIGQFYQAPLQKNFYAVQEGDELSLGRHTLKFFFAPMVHWPEVMLTYEQSERILFSADAFGTFGALSGNLFSDQADFEAVYLEEARRYYANIVGKYGMQVQTALQKLSGVEIRMICPLHGPVWRSNLSYILDKYDHWSKYLPEKNGVVLIYASMYGNTENAMNVLAAKLSQKGLSDLRMYDVSKTHPSYIIADAWKYSHLVFGAPTYNMGLYFVMEALLRDMAGLQLQNRQVALVGNYTWAPGVVVKALRGLVEGMKNMEIIAPPFEINSAMKPEQEPALDQLAEAICASVRQLG; this is encoded by the coding sequence ATGCATTGTGTACAAGAAGTCACCCCGCAGATTTTTTGGGTGGGCGGCAATGACCGCCGGCTGGAACGGTTCGAAAATATGTTTCCCCTGCCCCATGGAGTTGCTTACAATTCTTATTTGATCATGGATGAAAAGACCGCGCTCATGGACACGGTGGATTCCGCCATCAGCGCGCTGTTTCTGGAGAATATCACGCATGTCCTGAATGGCCGGCAGCTTGATTACCTGGTCATCAACCATATGGAACCGGATCACTGCGCCAACATCGAAGAACTGGTCCGGCGCTACCCCGAAGTCAAGATCGTCGGCAACAAAAAGACCTTTCAATTCATCGGACAGTTTTACCAGGCCCCGCTCCAAAAGAACTTTTACGCCGTCCAGGAAGGCGATGAGCTCAGCCTGGGCCGGCATACTCTGAAATTCTTTTTCGCGCCCATGGTTCATTGGCCGGAAGTCATGCTCACTTACGAGCAAAGCGAGCGGATTCTGTTTTCGGCGGATGCCTTCGGTACCTTCGGCGCCTTATCCGGCAACTTATTCAGCGACCAGGCCGACTTTGAAGCCGTCTATTTGGAGGAGGCCCGGCGTTATTACGCCAACATTGTGGGCAAATACGGCATGCAGGTCCAGACGGCGCTGCAAAAGTTGAGCGGGGTGGAGATCCGGATGATCTGCCCGCTGCACGGGCCGGTTTGGCGTTCGAATCTCTCCTATATCCTGGACAAGTACGATCATTGGAGCAAATATTTGCCGGAGAAAAACGGCGTCGTGCTCATCTATGCCTCGATGTACGGCAATACCGAAAATGCCATGAATGTGCTGGCCGCCAAGCTGTCCCAGAAAGGCCTTTCCGACCTGCGGATGTACGACGTATCCAAGACCCATCCGTCTTACATTATCGCGGACGCCTGGAAATACAGCCACCTCGTCTTCGGCGCCCCCACCTATAACATGGGCTTGTATTTTGTCATGGAAGCGCTGCTCCGGGATATGGCCGGTCTGCAGTTGCAAAACCGCCAAGTGGCGCTGGTCGGCAATTATACCTGGGCTCCGGGGGTGGTGGTCAAGGCGCTGCGGGGGCTGGTGGAAGGCATGAAGAACATGGAGATCATCGCTCCGCCTTTCGAGATCAACTCCGCCATGAAACCGGAGCAGGAACCGGCCTTGGACCAGCTGGCCGAGGCGATTTGCGCCTCTGTCCGGCAGTTGGGCTGA
- a CDS encoding GNAT family N-acetyltransferase: METYRLVIRRFKADDWQDLHEYLSQEAVVRFEPYPAYNEAACKQEAFKRSQSDSFWAVCLKGQPKLIGNLYFQRQEPPEFRTWELGYVFNPQYYGKGYATESCRRILDYGFQELQAYRIIAMCNPENVASWQLLERLGMRREGHLRKNIFFKYDPNGQPIWNDTYEYALLSEEWAHHSRD, from the coding sequence ATGGAGACCTACAGGCTCGTCATTCGCAGATTTAAAGCGGATGACTGGCAAGATTTACATGAATATCTTTCCCAGGAAGCGGTGGTTCGCTTTGAGCCCTATCCGGCTTATAACGAAGCGGCTTGTAAACAAGAAGCCTTCAAGCGTTCGCAAAGCGACTCCTTTTGGGCGGTTTGCCTGAAAGGGCAACCTAAATTAATTGGCAATCTCTATTTCCAACGTCAAGAGCCCCCGGAATTTCGCACCTGGGAGCTGGGCTACGTTTTTAATCCGCAATATTACGGGAAAGGATATGCGACCGAAAGTTGCCGCAGAATTTTGGATTACGGCTTTCAGGAGTTGCAGGCGTACCGGATCATTGCGATGTGCAACCCCGAAAACGTTGCATCATGGCAGCTATTAGAACGTTTGGGCATGCGCAGGGAAGGACATCTGCGCAAAAATATCTTTTTTAAATATGACCCCAATGGCCAACCGATTTGGAACGATACCTATGAGTATGCGCTGCTCTCCGAGGAATGGGCCCATCATTCAAGGGACTGA
- a CDS encoding nucleoside deaminase: MELNRYMRMALDEARISLREGNHGFGAVIIKDGQVVSTAHDTENDQSDPTSHAEMNAIKAASQRLGRDLTGCIMIATHEPCPMCATAIVWSKISHIAYGYSIKEAMAQGRKRIALHCRELFEKAQAEIKTEAGVLNDECSILYRADVRAELKKLRGADDDKLCRLNAESTQKRVKWFHENRNDFQFIDRQDILNSGYQLLLAKFGISEEQAPIIKKSDREIVFHSQNFCPTLEACKILGIDTRILCRKMNEKSTDTLIKQLDPRLSFSRNYERLRPYTAYCEEMIFINA; the protein is encoded by the coding sequence ATGGAACTGAATCGCTATATGAGAATGGCTCTCGACGAGGCAAGGATTAGTTTGCGCGAAGGGAATCATGGTTTTGGCGCCGTTATCATCAAGGATGGCCAAGTTGTATCAACTGCCCATGATACAGAGAATGATCAAAGCGACCCCACGTCGCACGCGGAAATGAACGCGATCAAAGCCGCGTCTCAAAGATTGGGGAGGGATCTGACGGGATGCATCATGATCGCGACGCATGAGCCGTGCCCGATGTGCGCTACCGCGATAGTTTGGTCAAAAATATCGCATATTGCTTACGGATATTCGATAAAGGAAGCAATGGCCCAGGGAAGGAAGAGGATCGCTCTACATTGCCGGGAATTGTTTGAAAAGGCGCAAGCCGAAATAAAAACCGAAGCCGGTGTCCTGAACGATGAATGCTCCATTTTATACCGCGCGGATGTCCGAGCGGAGCTTAAAAAATTACGAGGTGCTGATGATGACAAACTCTGCCGCTTGAACGCGGAATCAACGCAGAAGCGAGTGAAATGGTTTCATGAGAATCGCAACGATTTTCAATTCATCGACCGGCAAGATATATTGAATTCCGGCTACCAGCTTTTGTTGGCGAAGTTTGGAATTTCCGAGGAACAAGCGCCGATAATAAAAAAATCCGATCGAGAAATTGTTTTTCATTCCCAAAATTTTTGTCCCACCTTGGAAGCGTGCAAAATCCTGGGAATCGACACGAGGATCCTATGCCGGAAAATGAATGAAAAGTCTACCGATACATTGATAAAACAACTCGATCCGCGGCTCAGCTTTTCAAGAAACTATGAGCGATTAAGACCTTACACAGCGTATTGTGAAGAAATGATTTTTATCAACGCCTGA
- a CDS encoding undecaprenyl-diphosphate phosphatase, translated as MTVFQAFILGLAQGLGEFLPISSSAHLVLLPWILHWPDPGLSFDIALHLGTLLAVVAFFWKEWLILFRHGFSEGLRTREGRMFWFLVVASVPGALIGFIFEKQAETVFRDPALIGCLMIVMGVGLYLADRLGVKRGQSENLNLWQSLLIGLSQGLAILPGVSRSGITMTTGLLVGLDREESARFSFLLSTPIVVGAGLFNLRKLGPDAFTLPFGVGVATSALVGFLVIGLLLRWLRRSSFLPFVWYRLAVGLGVMALWLIRH; from the coding sequence ATGACGGTTTTTCAAGCTTTTATTCTCGGCTTGGCGCAGGGATTGGGTGAATTCCTGCCGATCTCCAGTTCCGCCCATCTGGTGTTGCTTCCCTGGATTTTGCATTGGCCCGACCCCGGTTTATCCTTTGATATCGCTCTTCATCTCGGCACCTTGCTGGCGGTGGTCGCTTTTTTCTGGAAAGAGTGGTTAATCCTGTTCCGGCACGGTTTTAGCGAAGGATTGCGAACCCGGGAAGGCCGGATGTTCTGGTTTCTGGTGGTTGCCTCGGTCCCCGGCGCATTGATCGGTTTCATCTTTGAGAAACAGGCCGAGACGGTCTTCCGTGATCCGGCGCTGATCGGATGCCTGATGATCGTGATGGGCGTGGGATTATACCTGGCGGACCGCTTGGGCGTCAAACGGGGCCAGAGTGAGAATCTGAACCTGTGGCAAAGCCTGCTGATCGGGCTCTCGCAAGGCCTTGCCATCCTGCCCGGCGTGTCGCGCTCCGGTATTACGATGACCACCGGTTTGCTGGTGGGGCTGGACCGGGAGGAGAGCGCCCGTTTCTCCTTTCTCTTGTCTACCCCGATTGTCGTCGGGGCCGGCCTGTTCAATCTGCGCAAACTGGGACCGGACGCCTTTACCTTGCCGTTCGGAGTCGGGGTCGCCACCTCGGCGCTGGTCGGATTCCTGGTGATCGGACTGCTCCTGCGCTGGCTGCGGCGGAGCAGTTTTCTGCCCTTCGTCTGGTACCGGCTGGCGGTGGGACTCGGCGTGATGGCCCTCTGGCTGATCCGCCATTGA
- a CDS encoding TVP38/TMEM64 family protein, whose protein sequence is MERQQKILIFLNSVLLTVFAILIIYLTIRYGAEFTALFRKPRQFRELLTAYGPISVLVFIFFQIVQVVVATIPGELIQIAGGYVYGTFLGTVYSTLGILCGTVAAFYIARLLGYRLLRILLPQQELAKFEFLMNKPKAELTMFLLFLIPGIPKDILTYLAGITPIKPSKFFLTVTLARFPGILASSFVGSHIQQQRYLPVIIVSVIACLLFLVGFLKKDSIIQWLHRHFHAKEPRNSDELELKQTQPEEGR, encoded by the coding sequence ATGGAGCGACAACAGAAAATCCTTATTTTCCTCAATAGCGTTCTACTTACTGTCTTTGCCATACTCATCATCTACCTTACGATCCGTTATGGAGCGGAGTTCACCGCACTCTTCCGCAAACCGCGGCAATTCCGGGAATTGCTCACTGCGTACGGTCCCATTAGCGTTTTGGTCTTTATCTTTTTCCAGATTGTACAAGTTGTGGTGGCGACCATTCCGGGAGAGCTGATTCAGATTGCCGGCGGGTATGTGTACGGGACTTTTCTCGGCACGGTCTACTCGACGTTGGGCATTCTCTGCGGCACGGTGGCGGCGTTCTATATCGCCCGGCTGTTGGGCTACAGGCTGCTGCGAATCCTTTTACCGCAGCAAGAATTGGCCAAGTTTGAGTTCTTAATGAACAAACCCAAGGCGGAACTGACGATGTTCCTGCTTTTCCTGATCCCCGGCATCCCCAAGGACATCCTCACCTACCTGGCGGGGATCACCCCCATCAAGCCGAGCAAGTTTTTCCTGACCGTCACCTTGGCCCGTTTCCCGGGAATTTTGGCTTCATCATTCGTCGGATCCCATATTCAACAGCAGCGGTATTTGCCGGTGATCATCGTTTCCGTCATCGCCTGCCTCTTATTCCTGGTGGGGTTTCTGAAGAAAGACAGCATTATCCAATGGCTGCACCGGCATTTTCATGCCAAAGAGCCGCGCAACTCCGATGAGCTGGAGTTGAAACAGACTCAGCCGGAAGAGGGCCGCTGA
- a CDS encoding iron chaperone, giving the protein MAENDFPVTTIDEYIRQFPSEVRESLASLRKVIHEAAPDAAEKISWQMPTFVFHGNLVHFAAHKNHIGFYPGTSGIAAFKDRLSEYKNSKGAVQFPIGKPLPYELIREIVAFRVAENRGQAENRGKKRR; this is encoded by the coding sequence ATGGCAGAAAACGATTTTCCCGTAACGACCATTGACGAATACATTCGGCAGTTTCCTTCCGAAGTCCGGGAAAGCCTCGCTTCGTTGCGGAAAGTCATCCACGAGGCGGCGCCGGATGCGGCAGAGAAGATCAGCTGGCAGATGCCGACTTTTGTTTTTCACGGAAATCTGGTGCATTTTGCGGCTCATAAAAATCATATCGGATTTTATCCGGGTACGAGCGGCATCGCCGCATTCAAGGACAGGTTGTCGGAGTATAAAAACTCCAAAGGGGCGGTACAGTTTCCCATCGGCAAACCGCTGCCTTATGAGTTGATACGTGAAATTGTCGCCTTCAGAGTCGCTGAAAATCGCGGGCAAGCGGAAAATAGAGGAAAAAAGAGGCGCTAA